A stretch of the Archangium violaceum genome encodes the following:
- the sitA5 gene encoding SitA5 family polymorphic toxin, whose product MTTPRVGSRPSGARRHPLPGGWFLLVLFLQSACTTSAPHGNRLVGYGYGSLTPPPAPKAREAASAEPGLESATVYVVDFMEPGAVATRPVPIPRAEFQQAFLRLSRDVRLERKTPRQAAHALLSLLDTPPEDSRVSVTGYWKLEHYRGEGLTWIPERQEGPVVLTPRAEAALKEKYLRWCAHQSGGDCLGLLDDDSYLRTDDRRTLALALSLGTVLDETHEALGRELLDTQALVSMVVWMVALYCMMWVVPEPTTKALAAGMTLLLIGYLGLQTVYGLMDGWARLADTAHHATTFEELRAAGEEFGKVLGEDAARALILAVATLGGHTLGQVLPRMKSLPGFNLARAQFDAQGGGAVMRRVEVVETALATEAALTRAVAAVETVATSPQGPLAVVLLKKGTGSGGGQAPGGRASETVIRHRGGNRQVQLSDGQRWHLPRGKSAADIPSEDKVGDMLQEAITQAAKEWGPHRLTNREIAAIEKARKNGEYWLARLLEREARGRFVQVKVKEQFQHLYDFSLRKGVDVIDPVTGTRYEILSGTDSNLARHGRRMAGEFFRMLTF is encoded by the coding sequence GTGACCACCCCTCGTGTTGGCTCGCGCCCATCTGGCGCTCGGCGGCATCCCCTGCCAGGCGGCTGGTTTCTCCTCGTCCTCTTCCTCCAGTCGGCCTGCACCACGAGCGCCCCGCACGGCAACCGCCTCGTCGGTTACGGGTATGGCTCGCTCACGCCCCCACCCGCGCCCAAGGCGCGTGAGGCCGCCTCGGCTGAACCCGGCCTCGAGTCCGCCACCGTTTACGTGGTGGACTTCATGGAACCCGGTGCCGTCGCCACCCGGCCGGTGCCCATTCCCAGGGCCGAGTTCCAACAGGCCTTCCTACGCCTCTCCCGTGACGTGCGGCTGGAGAGGAAGACGCCACGGCAGGCCGCCCACGCGCTTCTCAGCCTCCTGGACACGCCACCTGAGGACTCCAGGGTATCCGTGACGGGCTACTGGAAACTGGAGCATTACCGCGGCGAGGGCCTCACCTGGATACCCGAGCGACAGGAGGGCCCGGTTGTCCTCACCCCCCGGGCCGAAGCAGCCCTCAAGGAGAAGTACCTCCGGTGGTGTGCACACCAGAGCGGTGGCGACTGTCTGGGACTGCTGGACGACGACAGCTATCTGCGCACGGATGACCGGCGCACGCTGGCCCTGGCTCTGTCTCTTGGCACCGTGCTCGACGAGACACACGAGGCCCTGGGACGCGAGTTGCTGGACACACAAGCGCTCGTCTCCATGGTCGTCTGGATGGTGGCCCTCTATTGCATGATGTGGGTGGTGCCCGAGCCGACGACCAAGGCCCTGGCGGCCGGCATGACCCTCCTCCTCATCGGCTACCTGGGCCTCCAGACGGTGTACGGACTGATGGACGGGTGGGCCCGCCTGGCTGACACAGCGCACCATGCCACCACCTTCGAGGAACTGCGCGCGGCGGGTGAGGAGTTCGGCAAGGTGCTGGGCGAGGATGCGGCACGAGCCCTGATTCTCGCCGTGGCTACCCTCGGCGGGCACACGCTCGGGCAGGTGTTGCCTCGGATGAAGTCGCTTCCAGGCTTCAACCTCGCGCGAGCGCAGTTCGACGCGCAGGGCGGCGGTGCTGTCATGAGACGCGTGGAGGTCGTGGAGACGGCGCTCGCGACGGAGGCGGCCCTGACCAGGGCCGTGGCGGCGGTGGAAACGGTGGCCACCTCACCACAGGGCCCCCTGGCCGTGGTGCTGCTCAAGAAGGGGACGGGCAGTGGTGGGGGACAGGCCCCAGGGGGCCGCGCCTCCGAGACCGTCATCCGTCACCGAGGTGGCAACCGGCAGGTGCAACTCAGTGACGGCCAACGCTGGCACCTGCCACGCGGCAAATCGGCCGCGGATATCCCCTCCGAGGACAAGGTGGGGGACATGCTCCAGGAAGCCATCACCCAGGCCGCGAAAGAGTGGGGGCCACATAGGCTCACGAATAGAGAGATCGCCGCCATCGAAAAGGCCAGGAAGAACGGTGAGTACTGGCTGGCGCGGCTGCTGGAACGCGAGGCCCGGGGGCGTTTCGTGCAAGTGAAGGTGAAAGAGCAGTTCCAGCATCTCTACGACTTCAGCCTGAGAAAGGGCGTCGACGTCATTGACCCGGTAACGGGCACCCGGTACGAGATTCTCTCCGGCACGGACTCGAATCTGGCGCGCCATGGCAGGCGCATGGCGGGCGAGTTCTTCCGGATGCTCACCTTCTGA
- a CDS encoding transposase family protein encodes MIRWRKRTTYSKRGQGSAQTVEKEKRSSREIIRVALPVKSWEQGPPDVEAVRPGWCPGCGAASRPVGGRVVLHGHGTRSRQVLGPEEPGGTPRQVEVRVRRYRCQACGATCTVAPWEVWTRRLYSLAAVAWTLALWAVVGLGLAAVRERVSPWVHVGATSARRWRTPLKWVEAVEERRLLSRVRPWPAGWEARRAACGHFRPTTGGRGRSPHMEGLTPKSHAEAVAVFRHGVLGALTQAQLEKGQLRAALLTLSQQRFRPPGAQATRGFSVPTLERWYYAYKRQGLPGLLPTARGDKGRALALTPEQRQLLLDIDDPYAFEVEVLEVEGAPRARAKQVLEHLSYFPSAISPGTRTGVRSPGPRPFPFGSQPTRYIFQPSAYPVA; translated from the coding sequence ATGATTCGCTGGCGGAAGCGCACCACGTACTCAAAGCGGGGCCAGGGCTCCGCGCAGACAGTGGAGAAAGAGAAGCGGAGCAGCCGAGAAATCATCCGGGTGGCGCTGCCAGTCAAGAGTTGGGAGCAGGGGCCACCGGACGTGGAGGCGGTGAGGCCGGGGTGGTGCCCCGGGTGTGGTGCGGCGAGCCGGCCGGTGGGCGGGCGGGTGGTGCTGCACGGGCACGGCACGCGCAGTCGGCAGGTGTTGGGGCCGGAGGAGCCGGGAGGGACACCGAGACAGGTGGAGGTGCGGGTGCGGCGCTACCGCTGCCAGGCGTGCGGGGCCACGTGCACGGTGGCACCGTGGGAGGTGTGGACGCGCAGGCTGTACTCGTTGGCGGCGGTGGCGTGGACGCTGGCGTTGTGGGCCGTGGTGGGGCTTGGGCTGGCGGCGGTGCGTGAGCGCGTCAGCCCCTGGGTACACGTGGGGGCCACCTCGGCCCGGCGTTGGCGTACGCCACTGAAGTGGGTGGAGGCGGTGGAGGAGCGCAGGCTGCTGTCCCGGGTGCGTCCCTGGCCAGCCGGGTGGGAAGCGCGCCGGGCGGCGTGTGGCCACTTCAGGCCGACGACTGGCGGGCGCGGGAGAAGTCCACACATGGAAGGCCTCACCCCCAAGTCCCACGCCGAAGCGGTGGCGGTGTTCCGCCACGGCGTGCTGGGCGCCCTCACCCAGGCTCAGTTGGAGAAGGGGCAGTTACGCGCGGCGTTGCTGACCCTCAGCCAGCAGCGTTTCCGCCCTCCAGGTGCCCAGGCCACACGCGGCTTCTCGGTGCCCACCCTGGAGCGGTGGTACTACGCCTACAAGCGCCAGGGCCTGCCGGGGCTTTTGCCCACCGCGCGTGGCGATAAGGGCCGTGCCCTGGCTCTCACCCCCGAGCAGCGCCAGCTGCTGTTGGACATCGATGATCCTTACGCCTTCGAAGTGGAGGTGCTCGAGGTCGAAGGTGCTCCGAGAGCGCGTGCGAAGCAGGTTCTCGAGCACCTTTCCTACTTCCCCTCCGCGATCAGCCCTGGCACCCGCACCGGCGTGCGAAGTCCAGGCCCGAGGCCATTTCCGTTCGGCTCACAACCTACGCGCTACATCTTCCAGCCCTCGGCCTACCCGGTGGCTTGA